The Apis mellifera strain DH4 linkage group LG8, Amel_HAv3.1, whole genome shotgun sequence genome contains a region encoding:
- the LOC409064 gene encoding sugar transporter SWEET1 has protein sequence MISTKIRDVLATTASICTILQFLAGVLVCRKIIKNGSTGNSSALAFVTCYTSCVLWMRYGMLIEDQFILLVNIFGIILQASYLYVFILYSVKKFKIIRQIIAATCFLGTVYSYSFYEQDRVLAAKYVGFLSCTLTVLFFASPLMMLAHVIKVKNTETLPFPIIMASFIVSSQWFVYGCLLNDLFIQIPNFLGCILSAFQLCFFLIYRNDRNDFNNTYLI, from the exons atgatttcaaCGAAGATTAGAGATGTGTTAGCTACGACTGCTTCGATTTGCacaattttgcaatttctaGCTGGCGT gcTGGTAtgcagaaaaattattaaaaatggcaGCACAGGAAATAGTTCAGCTTTGGCATTTGTAACATGTTATACATC ATGTGTTTTATGGATGAGATATGGTATGCTTATTGAAgatcaatttatattgttagtGAATATTTTTGGCATAATACTTCAAGCATCTTATCTTTATGTGTTCATTTTATATAgtgtaaaaaagtttaaaataataagacaaATAATTGCAGCAACATGTTTTCTTGGAACTGTATATTCTTATAGTTTTTATGAGCAAGATAGAGTATTAGCTGCAAAATATGTTGGTTTTCTTAGTTGTACATTAAcagtattattttttgcatCTCCATTAATGATGCTG gcacatgtaataaaagttaaaaatactgAAACTTTACCTTTTCCTATTATCATGGCTTCTTTTATAGTTTCTTCTCAATGGTTTGTGTATGGTTGCCTTCTTAATGatctttttatacaaataccaAATTTTTTAGGTTGCATATTATCTGCATTTcaactttgtttctttttaatttatcgtaatGATCGTAATGATTtcaataatacttatttaatataa
- the LOC411448 gene encoding alpha-ketoglutarate-dependent dioxygenase alkB homolog 7, mitochondrial, producing MKIKLNFLIYIVNRTFNYINIKCYSQSKIVLNKLNINSNNWKEQLDKTMQIFPNFITVEEEKSLTEEIDPYIKRLRYEQSHWDDAIHNYRETEKSKWNEKNIKIIDRIRKKAFSKEISHIPLIHILDLASEGWIKPHVDSIKFCGEIIAGLSLLTDSIMRLKMVDNESLYKDFLLSRRSLYIMSGIARYNYTHEILKNKESFFEGQYILKDRRISIICRSQPNHNCK from the exons atgaaaattaaattgaattttttaatttatatcgtaaatcgaacttttaattacattaatataaaatgctaCTCGCAATCAAAAATTGtacttaataaattgaatattaattcaaataattggaAAGAGCAACTTGATAAGACaatgcaaatttttccaaattttataacagttgaagaagaaaaatctttaactGAAGAAATTGAtccttatataaaaagattacgaTATGAACAATCGCATTGGGATGAT gcaatacataattatagaGAGACGGAAAAAAGtaaatggaatgaaaaaaatataaaaataatagatagaatTCGGAAAAAAGCATTTTCCAAAGAAATATCTCATATTCCATTAATACACATTTTAGACTTAGCATCTGAAGGATGGATAAAACCACATGTTGATAGTATAAAG TTCTGTGGAGAAATTATTGCTGGTTTAAGTTTGTTAACAGATAGTATAATGAGATTAAAAATGGTTGATAatgaatcattatataaagatttcttattatcaagaagatctttatatataatgag TGGCATTGctagatataattatacacatgaaattttaaaaaataaggaatctttttttgaaggacaatatatattaaaggatagacgtatttcaataatatgtaGAAGTCAACCAAatcataattgtaaataa
- the LOC725518 gene encoding DNA replication ATP-dependent helicase/nuclease DNA2: MKKIDFSTQKNNSTHNGKQSQRKISMYFMKNSKNEKFIKSNNSINNIDEMTITNDEIQKKRKISEILDSSQTKIAKFNDDASNVHNIENIQKQNHLLTKPNVIHNVFNTDNINTNIIKTKYKDASIVEFKENIENIEINKYTNTICNLNEEKKTNNDILCNTTSDVSFSSKEFYGRNIIAMEEHKEIHSEIQSFFTEDFNDCFEEEWSIDNQINFNSLQRCKIIDVKREYNNVLLTVKQDNDYAICNTTITCLGFWKDVKVQKNDIVIIQARKENKQWIIDNNSGFLIIHPDILISGTTVVGALFCKRKAILAEKFKKLENLPYFKTDQSSIIIGSLVHQLLQKAIQKNIYELSDITKLMDNLLQSKDTSNLLYASQISFSACREQILTFVPKIYEFLQHYVKDKKQQKINNMQDNFKGRITNICDIEENIWLPMLGLKGKIDVTVEVKINSKRKIMPLEIKTGKPSFSLEHKGQIILYIIMMTLTRQDTDTGLLLYLRENIMQEINSKHPEKRDLILLRNSLANYFTPKLIEKSSLTLGSDWQTLDLPEPINHHSACSKCMYNVLCCMYLNKDTNIQLSNSHPLIKLSKQILSKFKPSHIDYISQWVSLLQIEENAQSNENIIRYMWTLSPEKREAKKICICNLKIIGKVIEYNSKYKHTFIRANVKEQFSNTNIPYMIFSENEYVLISTNTRINISTGFIAQRKEDSITILLDRDITKYNINEFFHIDKYSSSSLFSFNFANVGGLMGDNEICEKLRNIVIDRKPATFEKELSDFIIHKSTKELQNLNKNQQRAVLKAISANDYFLIKGMPGTGKTQTLIALIEILHKIGHSILITAHTNSAVDNILLKLLDKNIDFLRLGSSVHPSLKYKSEEYVTSNCHSPESLEAIYSNKNIIGVTCYGAHHALLGRRIFDICLVDESAQALQPSILRPLYSAKKFVLVGDPNQLPPIIKSKLARKLGADESLFARLDSENNTVNLTKQYRMNKNIMFLANKLTYNDMLEAGNTSIENAIFFSPHKNMNILMKEQKWIQKVLSSDINDSVIIINTGCTNKLKISCDINTKYLESDQVNSNIWEAIIVLKLVQTLLKMQIELNEIGIIAPYRAHVNLLKKIIIKDIEINTVDQYQGRDKQIIIYSCAKSLLNNRDIEEDIEVLGDYRRLTVAITRAKCKLIVIADKTTLSQFSAFKKLFNLIEDKNIINLMECFDDFSWKELYACTL, encoded by the exons atgaagaaaatcgatttttcgaccCAAAAG aataattcaaCTCATAATGGAAAACAATCTCAACGGAAAATATCAatgtattttatgaaaaattccaaaaatgaaaaatttataaaaagtaataattcaataaataatatagatgaaATGACTATTACAAATgatgaaatacaaaaaaaaagaaaaatatcagaaattttagattcatcacaaacaaaaattgcaaaatttaatgatgatGCTTCTAATGTACATAATATAGAAAACATACAAAAGCAAAATCATTTACTTACAAAACCAAATGTCATTCATAATGTGTTTAATACGGATAATATTaacacaaatataattaaaactaaatataaagatGCATCTATAgttgaatttaaagaaaatatagaaaatatagaaattaacaaatacacaaatacaatatgtaatttaaatgaagaaaagaaaacaaataatgatatattatgtaatactaCTTCTGATGTAAGCTTTTcttcaaaagaattttatggaagaaatattattgctaTGGAAGAacataaagaaattcattcaGAAATACAGTCATTTTTTACAGAAGATTTTAATGATTGTTTTGAAGAAGAATGGTCCAtagataatcaaataaattttaattctttgcagagatgtaaaattattgatgtaaaaagagaatataacaaTGTATTATTAACAGTAAAACAAGATAATGATTATGCAATATGTAATACAACTATTACATGTTTAGGATTTtg gAAAGATGTTAAAgtacaaaaaaatgatattgttaTCATTCaagcaagaaaagaaaataaacagtGGATTATTGATAACAATAGTggttttcttattattcatccagatatattaatatctggAACAACAGTAGTTGGtgctttattttgtaaaagaaaagcaattttagctgaaaaatttaaaaaattagagaatttACCCTATTTTAAAACAGATCaatcatcaattattattggaagCTTGGTTCatcaattattacaaaaa gcaatacaaaaaaatatttatgaattatcagatattacaaaattaatggaCAATTTATTGCAATCAAAGGATACAAGTAATTTACTTTATGCATCACAAATCTCGTTTAGTGCATGTCGAGAACAGATACTCACATTTGTaccaaaaatatatgaatttttacaacATTATGTTAAAg ATAAAAagcaacaaaaaataaataatatgcaaGATAATTTCAAAGGAAGAATTACTAACATTTGtgatatagaagaaaatatctgGCTTCCTATGTTAGGTTTAAAAGGCAAGATAGATGTTACTGtagaagtaaaaataaattcaaaaaggaaaattatgcCTCTCGAAATTAAGACAGGAAAGCCTTCATTTTCTTTAGAGCATAAAGgtcagattattttatatattataatgatgacTCTTACTCGTCAAGATACTGATACTGGTCTTTTGCTATATCTCag agaaaatattatgcaagaaattaatagtaaacatcctgaaaaaagagatttgatattattacgaaatagTTTGGCTAATTATTTCACACCAAAACTAATAGAAAAATCGAGTTTAACTCTTGGATCAGATTGGCAAACATTGGATTTACCAGAACCAATTAATCATCATAGTGCTTGTTCAAAATGCATGTATAATGTATTGTGTTGTATGTATTTAAACAAAGATACTAATATACAGTTGTCAAATTCACATCCATTGATCAAGCTtagtaaacaaattttaagtaaattcaAGCCTAGTCATATTGATTATATCTCACAATGGGtttcattattacaaatagaagaaaatgcacaatctaatgaaaatataataagatatatgtgGACATTAAGTCCAGAAAAGAG agAAGCAAAGAAAATCTGCatctgtaatttaaaaataataggaaaagTTATTGAATACAATTCAAAGTACAAGCATACTTTCATTCGTGCAAATGtaaaagaacaattttcaaatactaaTATTccttatatgatattttcagaaaatgaaTATGTTTTAATCAGTACAAatacaagaataaatatatccacTGGATTTATAGcacaaagaaaagaagattctatcacaatattattagatag agatattaccaaatataatataaatgaattttttcacatAGATAAATATTCGTCTTctagtttattttctttcaattttgcaaATGTAGGAGGTTTAATGGGTGATAATGAAATTTGCGAAAAATTACGTAATATTGTGATAGATAg aaagcCAGCTACATTCGAAAAGGAATTAtcagattttattatacataaaagtaccaaagaattacaaaatttaaataaaaatcaacaaagaGCTGTTTTAAAAGCGATATCTgcgaatgattattttttaatcaaaggaATGCCTGGCACAGGAAAAACTCAGACATTAATAGCattgatagaaatattacACAAAATAGGACActctattttaattactgCACATACAAATAGTGCTGttgacaatattttattaaaattattagataagaatattgattttttgagATTAGGTTCATCTGTTCAtccatctttaaaatataaaagtgaagAATATGTTACATCAAATTGCCATTCACCAGAAAGCTTGGAAGCAATATATTCAAACaaa AATATAATTGGAGTAACATGTTATGGTGCTCATCATGCACTACTTGGAAGacgtatatttgatatatgtcTTGTAGATGAAAGTGCTCAAGCATTACAGCCATCCATATTACGACCATTATATAgtgcaaaaaaatttgttcttgTAGGAGATCCTAATCAATTACCACCTATTATTAAAAGCAAGTTGGCTAG aaaactgGGTGCAGATGAATCTTTATTTGCTCGACTTGATAGTGAAAATAATACTGTTAACTTGACGAAACAAtatagaatgaataaaaatataatgttcttAGCAAacaaattaacatataatgaTATGTTAGAAGCAGGAAATACATCAATAGAAaatgccatttttttttcaccacataaaaatatgaat attttaatgaaagaacAAAAATGGATACAAAAAGTATTATCATCGGATATAAATGAttctgtaattataataaacacagGATGtaccaataaattaaaaataagctgtgatattaatactaaatatttagaaagtgATCAagtcaattcaaatatttgggAAGCCATTATAGTATTGAAATTAGTGCAAACTCTTTTAAAG atGCAAATTGAACTCAATGAAATTGGTATTATTGCACCATATAGAGCtcatgttaatttattaaaaaaaataattattaaagatatagaaataaatactgTTGATCAATATCAAGGAAGAGATAAACAgatcataatttattcttgtGCAAAGAGTTTACTTAATAATAGAGACATAGAAGag gATATTGAAGTATTAGGGGATTATCGAAGATTAACAGTAGCAATAACAAGagcaaaatgtaaattaattgttattgcaGATAAAACTACTTTATCTCAGTTTTcagcatttaaaaaattatttaatttaattgaagataaaaatataataaatttaatggaatgttttgatgatttttcatGGAAAGAACTTTAT
- the LOC409065 gene encoding uncharacterized protein LOC409065 isoform X2, with translation MSSYIQVAEDEGDEPIELPTEDDSTLLLTTVTAQFPGTCGLKYRNPESRTMRGIRLVDGRLHPPENGWGKAIYFCVFPKENKRKSDDNLENSTAKTKRMETKLRCTDLIVLGLPWKTTEQNLREYFETFGEVLMAQVKKDAKSGQSKGFGFIRFGSYESQLRCLAQRHMIDGRWCDVKVPNSKNIDGLMMARQYDTSKHNECYRPIPVHTPSNRRVPVAKPYINLNTSEAANTPRYDSEYDYKTTHYPSYPPNYPYDDNNKYKYEGQNYNTYEKPNYPSYEDPGYDTRNYMVQHTTAAPQNPSATYPSDTEYTRYTNYEGRAVYPVMENPDYTEKVRYNYGYDRNYYEADGRYASTDCRYTLDVRYPDTRHADNRIQADSREADCRYPVDNRDMDRRYVVDGRDPDGRYAIENREVDARYPPDAKEVDARFADTPRYPAKENYYDRYYKHRPSRDHHVSDTSRY, from the exons atGTCGTCGTACATCCAAGTTGCCGAAGATGAAGGCGATGAACCGATCGAATTGCCAACGGAAGACGATAGTACACTTTTATTGACTACCGTAACCGCCCAGTTTCCCGGAACGTGTGGCCTGAAATATCGCAATCCAGAATCTCGGACGATGCGCGGCATTCGTCTTGTTGACGGACGTCTTCATCCGCCCGAAAATGGATGGGGCAAGGCAATTTACTTTTGTGTTTTTCCAAAAG AGAACAAACGTAAATCTGATGACAATTTGGAAAATTCCACAGCTAAGACTAAAAGAATGGAAACAAAGTTGCGTTGCACAGACTTGATCGTACTTGGTTTACCATGGAAAACAACCGAGCAGAACTTGCGAGAgtattttgaaacatttggAGAAGTACTCATGGCACAA GTTAAAAAAGATGCAAAATCAGGACAAAGCAAAGGATTTGGCTTTATTAGATTTGGGAGTTATGAATCCCAATTAAGATGTCTTGCTCAACGACATATGATTGATGGGCGATGGTGTGATGTTAAGGTTCCCAACAGTAAG AATATTGATGGCTTAATGATGGCTCGTCAGTATGATACGAGCAAACACAATGAATGCTACCGTCCTATACCGGTTCATACGCCGAGTAATCGACGGGTACCTGTGGCGAAACCTTATATCAACTTAAATACATCTGAAGCTGCTAATACACCTAGATACGATTCGGAGTATGATTATAAAACCACGCATTATCCGTCGTACCCTCCCAATTATCCGTACGACgataacaataaatacaaatatgaaGGCCAGAACTATAATACGTATGAGAAACCTAATTACCCATCTTACGAGGATCCTGGGTATGACACACGTAATTATATGGTTCAACATACAACTGCAGCACCCCAGAATCCCAGCGCTACTTATCCGTCCGACACAGAATACACAAGATACACCAATTATGAAGGACGTGCTGTGTATCCAGTGATGGAAAATCCGGATTACACGGAGAAAGTGAGATACAATTATGGTTATGATCGAAACTATTACGAGGCGGACGGTCGTTACGCGTCCACAGATTGTAGATATACACTGGATGTCCGATATCCAGATACTAGACACGCGGACAATCGAATTCAAGCTGATAGTAGAGAGGCTGATTGTAGATATCCGGTGGACAATCGTGATATGGATAGAAGATACGTGGTTGATGGTAGAGATCCAGATGGCAGGTACGCTATCGAGAACAGAGAAGTAGATGCTAGATATCCACCGGATGCAAAGGAAGTGGATGCCAGGTTTGCGGATACACCAAGATATCCGGCTAAAGAGAATTATTACGATCGTTATTACAAGCACCGTCCATCGAGGGATCACCATGTCTCGGATACGTCAAGATACTGA